A portion of the Drosophila sechellia strain sech25 chromosome 2R, ASM438219v1, whole genome shotgun sequence genome contains these proteins:
- the LOC6607970 gene encoding adenosine kinase gives MEYLSYVYEKIFGGNPPTDDTQGAFHTPRKVICFGNVLLDRLVQLEDPELLERFGLELGSKGELDMEKLNQLAAEATECSRCLTNPGGSALNTARILKQLGTDALFFGAVGADKHAEELRQILRDRGIEARLQTVEDAHTGQCVCLMYQDNPTLYANIGASAQFEVQTLSHAVSHEGQSFLRPVERKQILYVEGFFVPQRSDVCDYIVQHLVRERRRLALNLSAPYIVRKNHQAMMKLARAAFFLFGNRQEFEALAEAAGGFRNVDELADHLLESGGTKVIFVTNGRSGVQVITNYVEELAPPGPVSFEDFRAQRVDQLVDATGAGDAFVAGFLHAWLEKRSLGECIRMASSVAAKVVTQVGCNLP, from the exons ATGGAGTACCTGAGCTACGTGTACGAGAAAATCTTCGGGGGCAATCCTCCCACGGACGACACGCAAGGGGCTTTCCACAC GCCCCGCAAGGTCATCTGCTTCGGCAACGTCCTGCTCGACCGACTCGTCCAGCTCGAGGACCCCGAACTCCTGGAGCGGTTCGGCCTGGAACTGGGCTCCAAGGGCGAACTGGACATGGAGAAACTCAATCAGCTGGCAGCGGAGGCTACAGAGTG CTCTCGGTGCCTTACAAATCCGGGTGGCTCTGCCCTCAACACTGCCCGCATCCTGAAGCAGCTGGGCACAGACGCGCTCTTCTTTGGCGCCGTGGGAGCCGACAAGCACGCCGAGGAGCTGCGCCAGATCCTTCGGGATCGCGGCATTGAGGCCAGGCTGCAGACTGTCGAGGATGCGCACACCGGGCAGTGCGTGTGCCTCATGTATCAGGACAACCCCACGCTGTACGCCAACATCGGCGCCTCGGCTCAGTTCGAGGTGCAGACCCTGAGCCACGCCGTCAGCCACGAGGGCCAGAGCTTCCTGCGTCCCGTGGAGCGCAAGCAAATCCTGTACGTGGAGGGCTTCTTCGTGCCCCAGAGGAGTGATGTGTGCGACTACATAGTGCAGCACCTGGTGCGGGAGCGACGACGCCTGGCCCTCAATCTTAGTGCCCCCTACATTGTGAGGAAAAATCACCAGGCTATGATGAAGCTGGCCCGGGCAGCCTTCTTCCTGTTCGGAAACCGCCAGGAGTTCGAGGCGCTGGCCGAGGCTGCGGGTGGGTTCCGAAACGTCGACGAACTGGCAGATCATCTCCTGGAATCCGGTGGCACCAAGGTCATCTTCGTCACCAACGGCAGATCCGGCGTCCAGGTGATCACCAACTACGTGGAGGAGCTGGCTCCTCCCGGACCCGTCAGCTTTGAGGACTTCAGGGCGCAGCGCGTAGATCAGCTGGTGGATGCCACTGGGGCCGGAGATGCCTTTGTGGCCGGATTCCTGCACGCCTGGCTGGAGAAACGCTCGCTGGGCGAGTGCATCCGAATGGCCTCCAGCGTGGCCGCCAAGGTCGTCACCCAGGTGGGCTGCAATCTGCCCTAG
- the LOC6607969 gene encoding odorant receptor 43a, translated as MAIEDIGLVGINVRMWRHLAVLYPTPGSSWRKFAFVLPVTAMNLMQFVYLLRMWGDLHAFILNMFFFSAIFNALMRTWLVIIKRGQFEEFLDLLATLFHSILDSTDEWGRGILRRAEREARNLAILNLSASFLDIVGALVSPLFREERAHPFGVALPGVSMTSSPVYEVIYLAQLPTPLLLSMMYMPFVSLFAGLAIFGKAMLQILVHRLGQIGGAEQSEEERLQRLASCIAYHTQVMRYVWELNKLVANIVAVEAIIFGSIICSLLFCLNIITSPTQVISIVMYILTMLYVLFTYYNRANEICLENNRVAEAVYNVPWYEAGTRFRKTLLIFLMQTQHPMEIRVGNVYPMTLAMFQSLLNASYSYFTMLRGVTGK; from the exons ATGGCAATCGAGGATATCGGCCTGGTGGGCATCAACGTGCGGATGTGGCGGCACTTGGCCGTGCTGTACCCCACTCCGGGCTCCAGCTGGCGCAAGTTCGCCTTCGTGCTGCCGGTGACTGCGATGAATCTGATGCAGTTCGTCTACCTGCTGCGGATGTGGGGCGACCTGCACGCCTTCATCCTGAACATGTTCTTCTTCTCGGCCATTTTCAACGCCCTGATGCGCACGTGGCTGGTCATAATCAAGCGGGGCCAGTTCGAGGAGTTCCTCGACCTACTGGCCACTCTGTTCCACTCGATTCTCGACTCCACCGACgaatgggggcgtggcatacTGCGGAGGGCGGAGCGCGAGGCTCGGAACCTGGCCATCCTTAATTTGAGTGCCTCCTTCCTGGACATTGTCGGTGCTCTGGTCTCGCCGCTTTTCAGGGAGGAAAGAG CTCATCCCTTTGGGGTAGCTCTACCAGGAGTGAGCATGACCAGCTCGCCCGTCTACGAGGTCATCTACTTGGCCCAGCTGCCCACGCCCCTGCTGCTGTCCATGATGTACATGCCTTTCGTCAGCCTCTTTGCCGGTCTGGCCATCTTTGGGAAGGCCATGCTGCAGATCCTGGTGCACAGGCTGGGCCAGATTGGCGGAGCGGAGCAGTCGGAGGAGGAGCGCCTCCAAAGGCTGGCCTCCTGCATTGCGTACCACACGCAGGTGATGCG CTATGTGTGGGAGCTCAACAAACTGGTGGCCAACATTGTGGCGGTGGAAGCAATTATTTTTGGCTCGATAATCTGCTCACTGCTCTTCTGTCTGAACATT ATAACCTCACCCACCCAGGTGATCTCGATAGTGATGTACATCCTGACCATGCTGTACGTTCTCTTCACCTACTACAATCGCGCCAATGAAATATGCCTCGAG AACAACCGGGTGGCGGAGGCCGTTTACAATGTGCCCTGGTACGAGGCAGGAACTCGGTTTCGCAAAACCCTCCTGATCTTCTTGATGCAAACACAACACCCGATGGAG ATAAGAGTCGGCAACGTTTACCCCATGACTTTGGCCATGTTCCAGAGTCTGTTAAATGCGTCCTACTCCTACTTCACCATGCTGCGTGGCGTCACCGGCAAATGA